A genomic window from Sparus aurata chromosome 4, fSpaAur1.1, whole genome shotgun sequence includes:
- the sppl2a gene encoding signal peptide peptidase-like 2A isoform X1, whose amino-acid sequence MERAVTVVILSLVFLASQISCQEAILHVSNGNTEREYCIVHNHSWTPLSQSLEAAVQYPLVNMTSTMLCNNATVFPDVKGKALVVMRGGCDFSQKALLAQSLGATALLLASNKTLITPSANDSEYAKVHIPLALMRYRDFLEAQKVFGENMEVKLYAPPQSKLDPSIAVMLLIAIVTVALGGFWSGACERDRLNGGADGGEGGGNKADSGELFLYSPLKVVIFVAMMCGMLVLMYFFYNVLVYVIIAIFCLASASALFSCLDAVMEKIGCGTLSFSVRNWNLSVRSIILASVCITIAVIWGVYRNEDRWIWILQDLLGIAFCLNFMKTISLSNFKICVILLTLLLVYDVFFVFITPFFTKNGVSIMVQVALGPDASGEKTQGNMVEVPAEPQIPSEKLPVVMRVPRFSAWAQNLCGMQFSILGYGDIIVPGLLVAYCSRFDVWINSRKKIYFVSCCIAYLLGMIMTFAVMLLSGMGQPALLYLVPFTLITSAVVAGCRGEMRQFWAGTTYEVLDSSREPLLPEGRTDRSIDGEKC is encoded by the exons ATGGAAAGAGCTGTCACAGTCGTCATTTTGTCGCTGGTCTTCTTGGCATCGCAG ATAAGCTGCCAAGAGGCGATCCTGCATGTTTCAAAtggaaacacagagagggagtaCTGCATTGTCCACAATCACTCCTGGACCCCCCTTTCACAAAGCCTTGAGGCTGCT GTGCAGTACCCACTGGTGAATATGACCTCCACCATGCTGTGTAACAACGCAACAGTGTTTCCAGATGTCAAGGGCAAAGCATTGGTTGTGATGAGGGGGGGTTGCGATTTCAGCCAGAAAGCTCTTCTTGCTCAGAGCCTCGGCGCAACAGCTTTGCTCCTTgccagcaacaaaacattg ATCACTCCATCAGCCAATGACTCCGAGTATGCCAAGGTCCACATTCCTCTTGCTCTCATGAGGTACAGGGACTTCCTGGAAGCACAGAAG GTGTTTGGCGAAAATATGGAGGTGAAACTTTATGCTCCACCTCAGTCAAAGCTAGATCCAAGCATTGCAGTCATGCTACTGATTGCTATTGTCACGGTTGCCTTGGGCGGCTTCTGGAGTGGAGCATGCGAGAG GGACCGGTTGAATGGGGGTGCAGACGGGGGAGAAGGGGGAGGCAACAAAGCTGATAGCGGAGAGCTTTTCCTCTACTCTCCTCTCAAAGTGGTTATCTTTGTTGCCATGATGTGTGGGATGCTGGTCCTCATGTACTTCTTCTATAACGTCCTTG ttTACGTCATTATTGCCATATTCTGCCTGGCATCTGCCTCTGCACTGTTCAGCTGTCTCGATGCAGTGATGGAAAAAATTGGTTGCGGCACTTTGAG CTTCTCTGTCCGAAATTGGAACCTTTCAGTGAGGTCTATCATACTGGCTAGTGTGTGCATTACCATTGCTGTGATCTGGGGAGTCTACAGGAATGAAGACAG ATGGATCTGGATCCTTCAGGACCTCCTTGGCATTGCTTTCTGCCTCAACTTCATGAAGACAATCTCACTGTCCAACTTCAAG ATCTGCGTGATTCTGCTGACCCTCCTGCTTGTGTATGAtgtcttctttgtcttcatcaCTCCATTCTTCACAAAG AATGGAGTAAGCATTATGGTGCAGGTTGCCCTGGGCCCGGATGCATCTGGAGAGAAG ACACAAGGTAACATGGTGGAGGTCCCTGCTGAACCCCAGATTCCCTCCGAGAAA CTGCCAGTGGTGATGCGTGTCCCCCGGTTCTCAGCTTGGGCTCAGAACCTGTGTGGGATGCAGTTCTCCATTCTTGGTTATGGAGATATCATTGTTCCAG GTCTCCTGGTTGCCTACTGCAGCAGGTTTGATGTTTGGATCAACAGCCGGAAGAAGATCTACTTCGTCAGCTGCTGCATAG CCTATCTGCTGGGAATGATAATGACATTTGCTGTGATGCTGCTGTCAGGGATGGGCCAACCTGCCCTACTCTACCTGGTGCCATTCACCCTGATAACCTCCGCCGTGGTGGCTGGGTGCAGGGGAGAGATGAGGCAGTTCTGGGCAGGAACAACCTATGAG GTCTTGGACTCATCCAGGGAACCTTTGCTGCCAG AGGGAAGAACTGACCGCTCCATAGACGGAGAGAAATGCTGA
- the sppl2a gene encoding signal peptide peptidase-like 2A isoform X2, giving the protein MERAVTVVILSLVFLASQISCQEAILHVSNGNTEREYCIVHNHSWTPLSQSLEAAVQYPLVNMTSTMLCNNATVFPDVKGKALVVMRGGCDFSQKALLAQSLGATALLLASNKTLITPSANDSEYAKVHIPLALMRYRDFLEAQKVFGENMEVKLYAPPQSKLDPSIAVMLLIAIVTVALGGFWSGACERDRLNGGADGGEGGGNKADSGELFLYSPLKVVIFVAMMCGMLVLMYFFYNVLVYVIIAIFCLASASALFSCLDAVMEKIGCGTLSFSVRNWNLSVRSIILASVCITIAVIWGVYRNEDRWIWILQDLLGIAFCLNFMKTISLSNFKICVILLTLLLVYDVFFVFITPFFTKNGVSIMVQVALGPDASGEKTQGNMVEVPAEPQIPSEKLPVVMRVPRFSAWAQNLCGMQFSILGYGDIIVPGLLVAYCSRFDVWINSRKKIYFVSCCIAYLLGMIMTFAVMLLSGMGQPALLYLVPFTLITSAVVAGCRGEMRQFWAGTTYEREELTAP; this is encoded by the exons ATGGAAAGAGCTGTCACAGTCGTCATTTTGTCGCTGGTCTTCTTGGCATCGCAG ATAAGCTGCCAAGAGGCGATCCTGCATGTTTCAAAtggaaacacagagagggagtaCTGCATTGTCCACAATCACTCCTGGACCCCCCTTTCACAAAGCCTTGAGGCTGCT GTGCAGTACCCACTGGTGAATATGACCTCCACCATGCTGTGTAACAACGCAACAGTGTTTCCAGATGTCAAGGGCAAAGCATTGGTTGTGATGAGGGGGGGTTGCGATTTCAGCCAGAAAGCTCTTCTTGCTCAGAGCCTCGGCGCAACAGCTTTGCTCCTTgccagcaacaaaacattg ATCACTCCATCAGCCAATGACTCCGAGTATGCCAAGGTCCACATTCCTCTTGCTCTCATGAGGTACAGGGACTTCCTGGAAGCACAGAAG GTGTTTGGCGAAAATATGGAGGTGAAACTTTATGCTCCACCTCAGTCAAAGCTAGATCCAAGCATTGCAGTCATGCTACTGATTGCTATTGTCACGGTTGCCTTGGGCGGCTTCTGGAGTGGAGCATGCGAGAG GGACCGGTTGAATGGGGGTGCAGACGGGGGAGAAGGGGGAGGCAACAAAGCTGATAGCGGAGAGCTTTTCCTCTACTCTCCTCTCAAAGTGGTTATCTTTGTTGCCATGATGTGTGGGATGCTGGTCCTCATGTACTTCTTCTATAACGTCCTTG ttTACGTCATTATTGCCATATTCTGCCTGGCATCTGCCTCTGCACTGTTCAGCTGTCTCGATGCAGTGATGGAAAAAATTGGTTGCGGCACTTTGAG CTTCTCTGTCCGAAATTGGAACCTTTCAGTGAGGTCTATCATACTGGCTAGTGTGTGCATTACCATTGCTGTGATCTGGGGAGTCTACAGGAATGAAGACAG ATGGATCTGGATCCTTCAGGACCTCCTTGGCATTGCTTTCTGCCTCAACTTCATGAAGACAATCTCACTGTCCAACTTCAAG ATCTGCGTGATTCTGCTGACCCTCCTGCTTGTGTATGAtgtcttctttgtcttcatcaCTCCATTCTTCACAAAG AATGGAGTAAGCATTATGGTGCAGGTTGCCCTGGGCCCGGATGCATCTGGAGAGAAG ACACAAGGTAACATGGTGGAGGTCCCTGCTGAACCCCAGATTCCCTCCGAGAAA CTGCCAGTGGTGATGCGTGTCCCCCGGTTCTCAGCTTGGGCTCAGAACCTGTGTGGGATGCAGTTCTCCATTCTTGGTTATGGAGATATCATTGTTCCAG GTCTCCTGGTTGCCTACTGCAGCAGGTTTGATGTTTGGATCAACAGCCGGAAGAAGATCTACTTCGTCAGCTGCTGCATAG CCTATCTGCTGGGAATGATAATGACATTTGCTGTGATGCTGCTGTCAGGGATGGGCCAACCTGCCCTACTCTACCTGGTGCCATTCACCCTGATAACCTCCGCCGTGGTGGCTGGGTGCAGGGGAGAGATGAGGCAGTTCTGGGCAGGAACAACCTATGAG AGGGAAGAACTGACCGCTCCATAG
- the sppl2a gene encoding signal peptide peptidase-like 2A isoform X3: MERAVTVVILSLVFLASQISCQEAILHVSNGNTEREYCIVHNHSWTPLSQSLEAAVQYPLVNMTSTMLCNNATVFPDVKGKALVVMRGGCDFSQKALLAQSLGATALLLASNKTLITPSANDSEYAKVHIPLALMRYRDFLEAQKVFGENMEVKLYAPPQSKLDPSIAVMLLIAIVTVALGGFWSGACERDRLNGGADGGEGGGNKADSGELFLYSPLKVVIFVAMMCGMLVLMYFFYNVLVYVIIAIFCLASASALFSCLDAVMEKIGCGTLSFSVRNWNLSVRSIILASVCITIAVIWGVYRNEDRWIWILQDLLGIAFCLNFMKTISLSNFKICVILLTLLLVYDVFFVFITPFFTKNGVSIMVQVALGPDASGEKLPVVMRVPRFSAWAQNLCGMQFSILGYGDIIVPGLLVAYCSRFDVWINSRKKIYFVSCCIAYLLGMIMTFAVMLLSGMGQPALLYLVPFTLITSAVVAGCRGEMRQFWAGTTYEVLDSSREPLLPEGRTDRSIDGEKC, from the exons ATGGAAAGAGCTGTCACAGTCGTCATTTTGTCGCTGGTCTTCTTGGCATCGCAG ATAAGCTGCCAAGAGGCGATCCTGCATGTTTCAAAtggaaacacagagagggagtaCTGCATTGTCCACAATCACTCCTGGACCCCCCTTTCACAAAGCCTTGAGGCTGCT GTGCAGTACCCACTGGTGAATATGACCTCCACCATGCTGTGTAACAACGCAACAGTGTTTCCAGATGTCAAGGGCAAAGCATTGGTTGTGATGAGGGGGGGTTGCGATTTCAGCCAGAAAGCTCTTCTTGCTCAGAGCCTCGGCGCAACAGCTTTGCTCCTTgccagcaacaaaacattg ATCACTCCATCAGCCAATGACTCCGAGTATGCCAAGGTCCACATTCCTCTTGCTCTCATGAGGTACAGGGACTTCCTGGAAGCACAGAAG GTGTTTGGCGAAAATATGGAGGTGAAACTTTATGCTCCACCTCAGTCAAAGCTAGATCCAAGCATTGCAGTCATGCTACTGATTGCTATTGTCACGGTTGCCTTGGGCGGCTTCTGGAGTGGAGCATGCGAGAG GGACCGGTTGAATGGGGGTGCAGACGGGGGAGAAGGGGGAGGCAACAAAGCTGATAGCGGAGAGCTTTTCCTCTACTCTCCTCTCAAAGTGGTTATCTTTGTTGCCATGATGTGTGGGATGCTGGTCCTCATGTACTTCTTCTATAACGTCCTTG ttTACGTCATTATTGCCATATTCTGCCTGGCATCTGCCTCTGCACTGTTCAGCTGTCTCGATGCAGTGATGGAAAAAATTGGTTGCGGCACTTTGAG CTTCTCTGTCCGAAATTGGAACCTTTCAGTGAGGTCTATCATACTGGCTAGTGTGTGCATTACCATTGCTGTGATCTGGGGAGTCTACAGGAATGAAGACAG ATGGATCTGGATCCTTCAGGACCTCCTTGGCATTGCTTTCTGCCTCAACTTCATGAAGACAATCTCACTGTCCAACTTCAAG ATCTGCGTGATTCTGCTGACCCTCCTGCTTGTGTATGAtgtcttctttgtcttcatcaCTCCATTCTTCACAAAG AATGGAGTAAGCATTATGGTGCAGGTTGCCCTGGGCCCGGATGCATCTGGAGAGAAG CTGCCAGTGGTGATGCGTGTCCCCCGGTTCTCAGCTTGGGCTCAGAACCTGTGTGGGATGCAGTTCTCCATTCTTGGTTATGGAGATATCATTGTTCCAG GTCTCCTGGTTGCCTACTGCAGCAGGTTTGATGTTTGGATCAACAGCCGGAAGAAGATCTACTTCGTCAGCTGCTGCATAG CCTATCTGCTGGGAATGATAATGACATTTGCTGTGATGCTGCTGTCAGGGATGGGCCAACCTGCCCTACTCTACCTGGTGCCATTCACCCTGATAACCTCCGCCGTGGTGGCTGGGTGCAGGGGAGAGATGAGGCAGTTCTGGGCAGGAACAACCTATGAG GTCTTGGACTCATCCAGGGAACCTTTGCTGCCAG AGGGAAGAACTGACCGCTCCATAGACGGAGAGAAATGCTGA